GAAATTACAAACCGCAGAAACCTAAATAACTTCCATGCAAGAATGTAGAgagaaattcaaatatctaaaacaAGTTATTTTATATTGGAATTGAAGTGTGTTTTATAATATCGTATTCTCAATGTCGTGGTCTTGCATACATACTGTTAGAGAAATCGTGCAAAATCAAAACCAACTTCTTCTATAATCAGATGACATTCTCCACCCTGCCGTTCAACACATATAAATtcattgaacaaaatatattttaactgcCTATGACGcacaaaaaaaatcttaaaacaatactaaaaatGGAATACTCAAACTGTCCTTCATTTTCTTGAACGCTTCTTTGCCTGTCCACCACCTGAATGGTTCTCAACAGCTTCCCTTCCCCGTTTGCCAGGAGGAGCTGATTGGGTAGCAGGCACTCTTTTAGGCGGTCTTCCTGTGCTCCTCTTTGCCGGACTCGTTCTTTTTCCTCCAGAACGTGTCCGTGTAGTCGGAGTTCGATCCTTCTGTTGATCACCTTTGCTGCTGGCGCTGTTTTTCTTATGCTCACCTGCATCTCCTCCTCCTTTACCCTTATCAGAAGTAATCACACCCTTCAGTGTCTCTGTCAATGGCTCATTACCGGATAAAGAGCTCCTCATTCTATTCAAGAAATTCGCTGCACTTGGCTTCTTTGAACTCGCAGTTTTGCTGTTGCTCTTCTCCTTCTCACCACCCTTGGATTCCGAGTTATCATTTGAGGATCCACCTTTGCTTGAAATGGCAGCATTGGTATTGGTACCTGGATTCTTGCTTGTGTTTGTATTACTCCTAGCCTTTGCATTTTTGCTTGCTTTTCTTGAACCTGAGGCCGAACTTTCTCTTGTTCTCTTCTTTGCTACAGGACTTTCCTCAGTGGATTTGTCATGCTGCTTCCAACCTAGAGCCGGTTTCTCATTCATCAATGAAGCTAGCAGCTGCCTTTTTTTCTCTTGCCCTGAAGATGATGTTGACGATTTGGCAGTAATCGAGCTGCGTTTGCGACAAGCAATCAATGGGACTGATAGTTTAGGTTTCATTGACAAGGAGAGTGACAGTTGGGGTTCTGGTTTCAATGACATCTGGGATTCAGGCACCCTACTTGATGATTGTTCTTTGGGCAATACGCTTGAATTGCGAAACTGGGTACCAATCTCCTTGGAGACAAGTTGTCGAAACTCAATAGCCGCAGCGTATTCTGAGGATTCCTTGCCGAAGAAAATGATGGCATTGGTTAAAAGCAACAGCAAGTCTCTAAAGAACTTGCTTTTACATCCTGAATACCAGCCTTCTTCAACCCTCATGCCAATAGTCTCTAAGTCAAGATGTTGCCGGATCAAGTTTGAGTAATCCGGTGTTTTCTGCAATATTGAAAATTAACCATAAATCACCATCGTAGCACCTAATTGTGTTCTTCAATTGCCTagcattaaaattaattttatagaaATAGCAACTAACGGGAGCACATAGGCTAAAGACAGCAGTTTAATATTTACCAAGACAAAAGACATCTAACTCATACCTTCCCCAATCAACTAAATGAAAACTAAACCTAAGTGGTAGACACATGCTTCTATTTCTTTAGACATAAAATACAACCATACAAGAATAATATACAAGTGTCACGTGGGGTCGACGCAAATTAGGTTCCAGGCTCCTTAGTTccatttaaaatgaaaagatggaaaaatggaaACTACAAACAGCTTGGAAAATATGCTGTgagtaataattaattttatttttaaagtggaTTGGaataaagttatatatttttatgagagtaaaaatataatttcagtattttatttacttacattttataatttttcaagaactaaattaaaattttattttttggagaGTTAAAAGTACAAATTTATTATATAGGgacttataattttataaattttaaaaaatcaaaagtgCAATTTCCAATTTTAGGGGTGGCACTGCTGCCCCTGAGCTGGagactgaaaaaaaaaaaaaatggaagccTTCTCCACGTTTCTTACTCGGCTAAGATAAGCTAACCACCATATTTTTTTAGAACAATTTACGTGCCCAATGGATTTTTTGTGCCATCACAAAACTCATTACCCCTAAAAAAAATAATGCCAGGTTCACAGCATGAGAATGGACCAACTAAAAACTCTTCATCGGGTTATCAAATGGACCCTCAGTTCACTGCTTTCCTTCCTCCTAACTCTAAATAATGCcaacattaatatatatataagcttatgaCTATGACCTCTGAAGTTAAGAATTCTTGGTTCATTCTACGAAATTAAcaattaacaataataaaatttatataatgagATTTAAAAAGGTTCAATAATATTAATCACAACACCGCCAATGTCCTGGCCAACCTTCAAAAATCTTatttatagtaaaaaaattaatattaatattaaaaataaaccaCAATTCtccattttttaaaaagaaatggatattcttttagataaaaaatttgtttaaaaataaataaatacgtttaaaaataaataaataaattttatttaaattaaaaatacaacttaatttttttataattttttttattaattttccaACATATTTGACTCGTGACATATgattaaaaagaacaaaaatctTTTCTCCAGACAAAAAAATACCTAATTCTaggtaattataaaaaaaaaccttaattctACTCATGGGCCCAAACCAACATCTCTGCAGCACATGATATTATTCACACGAGAAGACAAAGAATGAAAAAGACTTTTTCGTCAATTCAAACCACTAAAAAACTAGTACCACCGTATTAATCTACGCTTGCATGTAGCTCTAACATTCTTCtttctttaaagaaaaaaaatccactTCATAGGTAGATCTAACCTAAACGCACGAAAAGAAAATCAATTCTTCTCCGATCTATCTCCTTGCATAATCATTgtagttatatttttaataatttaatccctgtatcttttatattttaaatacctttttaattacattattatgaagtgattttttttatttaaaaatgttatattaataaatttaatcaaaaaaatttaacagtaataataattatacttatttaagtttttaaataaaatggctGCCTCATaggttttatataaaattataaaaaaatttatcataataatatattattttttaattaaaaagatttttaatatttttcaatctTGGTGTTGaatcattttaaattaataaaagattaatCCGCTAAATCAGATCAGCGGGCAAGATTAATTTTAATGGGCTGATTACATAAATTAGATAACCAAAACTTTCTTAAATTTCAAATGCCAAATAGCATTTATCCATTTATCTTCAAAATCACCAAACCTAACCCTGCCGACCCGTCGTCGCCAGATTGGACAGTGATGCTCTATATCTAACCCGCGCAGCAACCAATCAaaatcttctttttattttttttcctcattataaatagtaattaaacaatttttttaaaaaaattaaacaaatattttaaatatatatataatattttgttttacCTGGCTTCCGAGTCGGCGCTCGAAAAAGGAGCCGAGCTTATGAGACCGGAAGATCTCGAGGAACGCAACCAACGGCTGAGATTCAACGGACACCTTCTTGATGGAGGGAGATTGGTCCAACTCCCCATTATCCGGTTCGTCCGGTTcagcatttttcttttccttcccgGACAAGCTAGCGGAGCTCCGTACATCGCTGCTCTCTCTATTAGGTTCTTCTCCCTTAGACTCGGCTACTGACTCCGGCGAATCACCGGTTTCTCTCGGGTCAACTCGCTCTGAGTTTTCAGCTGAGCCCTTCGCCACACTATCACAGCTCCCGTTGCACGAAGCTTCTCCCCCAGGCTTCACGCTCTGCACCTCTTTCCCCGTTTCACCTCCATCCGGTTCGACAGGTTCCGGTTCATCTTTCGCTTCGTCTGGTACGGTTCCCGGAGATTCCTCTTTCGGATCTGTAGAGTTCGACTCGTTTACCGAATGGTTCTCCCGCTCGGACTCTTCCCTGCTATTAACGGGGCGTCGGGCAATGTTCTCCGTTtcgttttcttcctttttttcacTTCCCTTTTCTCGCTCCAGATCCGATTTTTCAGTTTCCTTTCCGTTCTTTGTCAAGCTCTGTTCTCTCTCTTCTTTTAATTTCTGCACCTTCATTTGTAAGGACCTGTAAAAGTAACAGAAAAATGTTATCGATTTTTGCCCCCACCCCAAAAgaagtaatttaatatttttataaaaaatgatttaGTAATAATTTACACGATAGAGAGATCATATTGTTGGACTTCGCGGCGTAGTTCGGCGACGCGGAGTCTCCGGAGCTCATCAAGCCAAGGAACGGTGATGGTGGAGTTGTTGTTATTAGTAGTTTCGCCGTCGTCGTTGTCGTTTTCAGCGAAACGGCGTTTAAGGTCTTGAAACTTCTGTTGACAAGAAAGGGGAGTAAAGAAGAGATGTTGGAACGTAGAAGTTCGCTTCTGTAGTTCCATAGCAACGGAGTCCCAACTGTTGTTACCGTAACGATGAACGGCGCAGGCGAGTAAAAGCTCCTCCCAAGTACCCCATGTTTGTTTATCGGGAAAGCTGTGGGGTTTAgccatgaaataaatgaaaagaagagGAGGAAAAGATATTAATAGTATCGGTCACGGTTCAATAATAGGTCTCTTTTTGCGAATAAATAAGTAcctttttattcaaataaaattttctatttatgatTCGTTTGTACTCTAGAAATTTTAAGGGAATATCTAGGCAGCTTCAATTTCATTTCTATTGTAGGTTAAAATCATCTTCAAATATCTTCCTCGTATATTATTttcggttttttttaaaaaaattataatttaaatctaattattaacatcataaaaaaaacctattcacattttaaaataataatatgtatttacaaaaattttaataatgttaattagaaatatatatagtAACACTAAAATCTAAATGAATGGAGTTggagaatattttttattattcattattttGAAGTATTCTACTCTCATTGAATATAGGAGGGGTGTCATGAATTTAGAAGGTAATCAGTAAATTGAAACAATTGGAAAGGGAGCCCTAGGATGCCGAACCAGAAGGAACAGGCCTAAGGTTATTGGGCTGATTGATGGACTTAAAGAAGGAGGGTGAGGCGGACCAAGTTAGCACCAATTGGTAGCGGGCTGATTCCTACAGCAAGCCCAAGAGACTGATTTAATGACTTTTCCTCTGAATGGATTGCTGATGACTCatttgctattttattttcattttcctcTCATGCTAGCTGTTAAAAAAAGTGAAGTGTCTGGTACAGTTTGTTACAACAGAATTTCTATTATATTCTCAAGGCATGGAATGAAATCAGTATTTTCCCTTTCTCTCAATCTCCTtctacttctttctttttcttttcttaaaatttattatttatatctataattgaataacttttatattttttattaaatttatttaacttaatactcatattataaattatttatttcaaaactctaaaatattatattaagcctAAAGCAAATAATATTCTTATTATTACTCAAACCCAAAATAGATTATAtagtctaaaataaaaataactcaaaagagaaattgtaaaagttaaaattcaattcaaaatttaatttaataaaaataatattttattaatatattaatttttttagtgtaCTATTAGCTATAGACATGTATTGTAATATGTTAAATGACTCATAACTATGGATGCTATAtactttattataatattaatataataatagtttttttaacatttttttataagttttgatcatatctgCTCTTCTTGACGTAATGCTTAGAACTACTCATAGTCTCtcttcaacccataaataggagtaTAGCACGTTTTAACGCACTCGAACCCATATCCTCCTCCATTCGCAACCCAAATATAACTTACATGCAAACCATCTAACTTTTAAAGCATTCAAACATGGCTTCCAAACTTCTCTTTTTA
This window of the Gossypium hirsutum isolate 1008001.06 chromosome A09, Gossypium_hirsutum_v2.1, whole genome shotgun sequence genome carries:
- the LOC107889505 gene encoding uncharacterized protein — its product is MAKPHSFPDKQTWGTWEELLLACAVHRYGNNSWDSVAMELQKRTSTFQHLFFTPLSCQQKFQDLKRRFAENDNDDGETTNNNNSTITVPWLDELRRLRVAELRREVQQYDLSIVSLQMKVQKLKEEREQSLTKNGKETEKSDLEREKGSEKKEENETENIARRPVNSREESERENHSVNESNSTDPKEESPGTVPDEAKDEPEPVEPDGGETGKEVQSVKPGGEASCNGSCDSVAKGSAENSERVDPRETGDSPESVAESKGEEPNRESSDVRSSASLSGKEKKNAEPDEPDNGELDQSPSIKKVSVESQPLVAFLEIFRSHKLGSFFERRLGSQKTPDYSNLIRQHLDLETIGMRVEEGWYSGCKSKFFRDLLLLLTNAIIFFGKESSEYAAAIEFRQLVSKEIGTQFRNSSVLPKEQSSSRVPESQMSLKPEPQLSLSLSMKPKLSVPLIACRKRSSITAKSSTSSSGQEKKRQLLASLMNEKPALGWKQHDKSTEESPVAKKRTRESSASGSRKASKNAKARSNTNTSKNPGTNTNAAISSKGGSSNDNSESKGGEKEKSNSKTASSKKPSAANFLNRMRSSLSGNEPLTETLKGVITSDKGKGGGDAGEHKKNSASSKGDQQKDRTPTTRTRSGGKRTSPAKRSTGRPPKRVPATQSAPPGKRGREAVENHSGGGQAKKRSRK